From a single Maylandia zebra isolate NMK-2024a linkage group LG3, Mzebra_GT3a, whole genome shotgun sequence genomic region:
- the LOC111501141 gene encoding Fc receptor-like protein 5, producing the protein MGLTVLSVLSLFLLNITLCCGDAQDAELSLKPNVSHLFAGESVTFICDMREGNATDWLYKFNWNDQEMVQFSKSSSYSLYLTAELSGNYQCIGHRNGLKDFTKQSNNLTLSISALRPTATITADRTTIPVGGSVTLTCSVQGSAGWNFDWFRQVPDSREVAINTNTLQNFINVSDEGIYRCRGRRGNPVFFTSLSKVYHIQKTLSNRAFVTLQQNWTQIFSGEMITIKCEIQGRENTEWQHEWRTTSSKTPPTHSEYNISSASFSYNGQYWCKGRRDLFFSTAWSDAFTLKVSNKPRPTITAERRTIPAGGNATLSCSVGSYNEWKYFWFRRASVFSEIQVIRNDEPDQMITVTQGGIYYCKGGRGNPVFFTEDSDPSTIEKRVSSKAVVSLDPSWPLIFSGEKITVRCQISLGGSTEWEYEWSKPDSSTVMANNAYLNLNASVISSGSYRCMGKNKQELYSVTEWSDVITLTVSGNRPKASISADSRVFLEGDTVTLTCSVTPSTAGWSYYWYRGKKTSEPLTMAEVVLHSDGQIGVSQEGDYWCRGGRGNPVYYTDYSDVISIKKTVRNRPAVTLHPNWPEVYSGETITLKCEIPGRDTEWDYEWATSSSHQPPNQNEYKINSVSTSHYGHYWCKGRMRSAQQNSTMWSASFELKIVYERHPVLTVSPSWLSPGASVTLNCEVEHPSAGWSFYWYKLIKQESGMYHPYLYYPYDYYSRHRHRIHHNRINRLYKYELLPGSISGTAQDSYIIHGQTHTAGYVCRAGRGDPEYHTDHSQPKFVWSADVNSAASLTVSPNSVQHFIYDSVSLNCSGNSSQWRVMTFTQDGYLRELRECGNRGIMTESTCNIDRHWFLRYQDAVSWCESESGLFSNGINITALSTDVILVSPVHPVNEGDSVALGCKLRRGNFNSTVAFYKNGKLIQNDDREKLNIPAVSKSDEGFYKCDYSGHESPESWMSVKGSRSSLSVSLITGLVSGISLILLLSLLLCCWHKKSKGALCIRPAQSQETSQAAATVQTMSQDENQQQMYSSLLHGDMNVYESCRPSENTGGRTDDYRNICLQLRSVEQRRKRDDPEETSDYHNVDPNSATGP; encoded by the exons ATGGGGCTCACTGTGCTCAGCGTGCTGTCCTTATTCT TGCTGAATATTACCCTCTGCTGTGGAGACGCTCAAG ATGCTGAGCTGAGCCTTAAACCAAACGTGTCCCATTTATTTGCTGGAGAGTCTGTAACCTTCATCTGTGACATGAGAGAGGGAAATGCCACTGACTGGCTTTACAAATTCAACTGGAATGATCAAGAAATGGTCCAATTCAGTAAAAGTAGCTCCTACTCACTTTACCTGACAGCAGAGCTGAGTGGGAATTATCAATGTATTGGTCATCGCAATGGCTTGAAAGATTTTACAAAACAGAGTAATAACCTGACTCTGTCCATATCAG CACTCAGACCCACGGCGACTATAACAGCAGACAGGACAACTATTCCAGTGGGGGGCTCGGTGACACTGACCTGCTCTGTTCAgggctctgctggctggaaTTTTGATTGGTTCAGACAAGTACCAGATTCTCGTGAAGTAGCAATTAATACGAACACTTTGCAGAACTTCATTAATGTCTCAGATGAAGGCATCTATCGgtgcagaggaagaagaggaaaccCAGTTTTCTTCACAAGTCTCAGCAAAGTGTATCACATTCAGAAAACAT TGTCCAACAGGGCCTTTGTGACTCTGCAACAGAACTGGACTCAGATATTCAGCGGTGAGATGATCACCATCAAATGTGAGATCCAAGGACGAGAAAACACTGAGTGGCAGCATGAATGGAGAACAACAAGCTCAAAAACACCTCCCACACACAGTGAATACAACATCAGCAGTGCTTCATTTTCCTACAACGGGCAATATTGGTGTAAGGGTAGAAGAGACTTGTTCTTCTCTACAGCTTGGAGTGATGCTTTTACACTAAAAGTCT caaacaaaccCAGACCCACAATCACTGCTGAGAGAAGAACTATACCAGCTGGAGGCAATGCAACACTCAGCTGCTCTGTGGGGAGCTACAATGAGTGGAAATACTTCTGGTTCAGACGTGCCTCAGTCTTCTCAGAAATTCAGGTGATTAGAAACGACGAACCAGATCAAATGATCACTGTCACACAGGGAGGTATCTACTACTGCAAGGGAGGGAGAGGAAACCCAGTTTTCTTCACAGAGGACAGTGATCCAAGCACTATTGAAAAAAGAG ttTCCAGCAAAGCAGTTGTGTCCCTGGATCCCAGCTGGCCTCTGATATTCAGTGGCGAGAAGATCACTGTTAGATGTCAGATTTCTTTAGGTGGAAGCACTGAGTGGGAGTATGAGTGGAGCAAACCCGACTCAAGCACAGTTATGGCAAATAATGCATACTTAAATCTTAATGCATCTGTGATCAGCAGTGGAAGCTACAGGTGTATGggtaaaaacaaacaggagCTGTATTCTGTGACAGAGTGGAGTGATGTCATCACACTGACAGTCTCTG gaaacagaccAAAGGCCAGCATCAGTGCTGACAGTAGAGTCTTTCTAGAAGGTGATACAGTCACCCTGACTTGCTCTGTGACACCATCTACAGCTGGTTGGAGTTACTACTGGTACAGAGGCAAGAAAACCTCAGAACCACTGACGATGGCAGAAGTTGTTCTCCACTCTGATGGACAAATCGGTGTATCACAGGAAGGAGACTATTGGTGTAGAGGAGGACGAGGCaacccagtttactacacagaCTACAGTGATGTGATCAGTATTAAAAAAACTG TTAGAAACAGGCCTGCTGTGACTCTGCATCCAAACTGGCCTGAGGTATACAGCGGAGAGACAATCACTTTGAAATGTGAGATCCCAGGAAGAGACACTGAGTGGGATTATGAGTGGGCAACAAGCAGCTCACATCAACCTCCAAACCAAAATGAATACAAGATTAACTCTGTTTCTACATCACACTATGGGCACTACTGGTGTAAGGGCAGAATGAGAAGTGCACAACAGAATTCAACAATGTGGAGTGCATCCTTTGAACTAAAGATAGTTTATG AACGTCATCCTGTCCTCACTGTGTCTCCATCATGGCTGAGTCCTGGAGCCTCAGTAACTCTGAACTGTGAGGTTGAACATCCGTCTGCAGGATGGAGCTTCTACTGGtataaacttattaaacagGAGTCAGGCATGTATCACCCCTACCTCTATTACCCCTATGACTATTACTCCAGACACAGACACCGGATTCATCATAATAGAATTAATCGCCTCTACAAGTATGAATTATTACCTGGAAGCATCAGTGGGACTGCACAGGACTCCTACATCATTcatggacagacacacacagcaggatatgtgtgcagagctggaagaggagacccagagtatcacactgatcacagtcAACCAAAGTTTGTCTGGTCTGCAG ATGTAAATTCAGCAGCCTCTCTCACAGTCAGTCCTAACAGTGTGCAGCACTTCATTTATGATTCAGTATCTCTGAATTGTTCTGGAAACTCTTCTCAGTGGAGAGTTATGACATTTACTCAGGACGGCTATCTGAGAGAACTCCGGGAATGTGGAAACCGGGGGATAATGACTGAATCCACATGCAACATAGATCGTCACTGGTTCCTCCGGTACCAAGATGCTGTGTCCTGGTGTGAGTCTGAATCAGGACTGTTCAGCAATGGAATCAACATCACTGCACTTT CTACTGATGTGATCCTGGTGAGCCCTGTCCATCCAGTCAATGAAGGGGACTCTGTTGCTCTTGGCTGCAAGTTGAGGAGAGGAAACTTCAATTCCACTGTTGCATTCTACAAAAATGGGAAACTAATTCAAAATGATGACCGAGAAAAGCTAAATATCCCTGCAGTGTCAAAGTCTGATGAAGGTTTCTACAAGTGTGACTATTCAGGGCATGAGTCACCAGAAAGTTGGATGTCAGTAAAAG GATCCAGATCATCACTTTCTGTCTCTCTAATCACGGGGCTGGTTAGTGGTATCTCACTGATTCTCTTGCTGTCCCTGCTGCTCTGTTGTTGGCACAAAAAATCAAAGG GTGCACTTTGTATCAG ACCAGCCCAGTCTCAGGAAACCAGTCAGGCTGCTGCTACAGTTCAAACTATGAGCCAGGATGAAAATCAGCAGCAAATGTATTCCTCCCTTCTTCACG GTGACATGAACGTCTATGAGTCATGTAGACCTTCTGAAAACACTG GTGGACGGACAGATGACTACAGAAATATCTGTCTTCAGCTCAGAAGTGTCGAACAGAGGA GAAAGCGTGATGATCCAGAGGAAACTTCTGACTACCATAATGTAGATCCAAACTCAGCTACAG gTCCCTAA